In Pangasianodon hypophthalmus isolate fPanHyp1 chromosome 13, fPanHyp1.pri, whole genome shotgun sequence, the genomic window AATATGAAGTTAACAGGTCATAAAATAGTAAAGGATAATTAACATAAATCGTGCATGGAAAAGATGGCCTGTACACCTGAGAGTAACAAGGTAGGTGTATCAAGTGCACTTGAGCAATGTATACGAATGTATTATAGTGTTGCTTTTATGTGGGTATACAATTTTTCTTTAGTCTGAAAACACAGAGGCTTCTTGCAGAGTAGTATTTTAGTGTGCTGGTAGTCACAAATTAGTTGTGAGCCTCATATGCAAGCATGGATATCTGGTGAATAATGTGCAATAGTTACCCAAAAAAAGCCCAGATTTCAGCTGTGCATGATCATCTgagattttataaaattttgCATGCTAattctgtgacttttttttatgtgaataaCTTAAAGTAACCAATAATATATCCATTCTATTACAGACAAAAAACAgtcataatgtttaaaaatattttataaaaggtAGCTTTATTTGCAATTTATAATGGAAAATCTTATTTATAAGAATTTCTGTTATGCATTATAGACAATCATTTCAGAATTTTTAGTCTTATGTTCTAAAATTATTGACGTGACAGGCAATGTTTGGGAAGAGCATAAATTCTTCACATTTCACTTTACAGTATTGTACAGCTGAGCATCTGTGGAAATATACAGCATATTTGAATATATATGGTGTTACATGAAGGTGTCCTTCATTACACCAGGGCTCTCCAGAGCAGCCTTCCTTCTAGCTGCTGCTTCCAGAATCTTCTTGCGAGGCCCTAGCTGGATTCGGATGCTTTTTAGATCATCGTCTGAGCAGAGCATGAGGGCTTCCAGATCTAACTTCTCACGGATAAACACAGGGGCAAAGTCTAGTAGGTTTACAGAGGTCAGGAAGGAATGCAGGGGTGAAGTTTCCTCATCCTCGTCCAATCCAATCTCCTCCTGGTTCCAAGGCAACTGTGAATCCTCATCGAATTGGTCATCCAGTCCTGCCTCCTCTGCTTCAAACACCTCCTTACGGACCAGGAAACCCAGGTCCTCTGTGTCACCAATAGGAATTTCATCTTCAGGTTCGACTCCCATTTCCATGGAGAAGTTCTTTCGGAAGACCATGTTTCCAAGGCCTGGCCTCTTAAACAGGGATTCTTTAGCCTGATttacatcatcatcttcttcctcATCTTTAAATTCTTCACTTCCATATTCATCCTCTTCATTTTCATCCTGCTCATTGAAGACATCTACTAATTCTGGCTTTTCTGCTGTTccattctctgtttttttcgACATGGTGTCCTTCTTTCCAAACTTGCGCTGGAGAGTTCCTTTGATGGAACCAAATTTGGTGGACGAAGTGAGCTGGTTTATGTTGTTCATGGGTCTTGTGCTAGAGTTAGAACCTGCGTTGGCTTCAGAGTCTCCACTGCCACCGTACATCTTGTCCATCTTACTCTGGTGCCTCTTTTTAACCTTCTCACATTCCTTCACCTTGCGTTGTGCATCTCTGACCGCTTGTTTCTTCACATTTGCCACATGTTTGGGGTTCTGCATTGTCTGCTGTGAAGCGGCATCATCTAGGAAGCGGACGCAGTTCATCTGATCCCGAGATGCGGCAACATCCATAGGAGTGTGGAAATCATTATCCAGAGCGAAGAGATTGGCACCAAAGTTAACCAGGAAGCTCAGTATCTGCATATGACCGTTGGAGGCTGCATGGTGTAAGGGTGTGTTCCCCCAGATGTCACTTTTGTTGGGATCtccactgtaacaaaatcagatcagaatcagaaaacaATTTATTCACCAAACTATTGTAAGATACGCATACATGGCTAAGAATTTTTCTTGGTGCAGTAGGTTCTGTGAAACATCTAACATTCATGCAGTGCCTCAAGATTACACTGAAGTCACACAGACAAGTCAGACATCTGCATAGACAAACAATATTAAAGAGCACAATATTAAGGGAACAATTCTATCAGGTCAGTTTGTCTATATATCTCTTAATCATCAGTGGCTCATaatcacagatttttttggTGGGACAGGGTGACAATAATAATAGCCTCATGCAAAATTAAGTTATTTAAGTTAAATTAAGTTACTTATGCTACAGGATACTGTTTAGCGagtttttagagtaaccccatAAACCTGTTCAATATAGCAGGTCTTTTTCCTGTCACAGTGTGTAATGTGCACACAGAAAAGCTAATATCATTAGCCAAGGTTGCCacgtttcagcaaaatttccttCCCAACTACAGCTCAGAAACCACATTTTCTTCTTAGCCTTTGTGTGGGAATCAAGGTCAACACTGTGCACATGTATTTCTGACATACAGATGTTATCCACTCCTTAATCCCCCTGTCCATCTCCCACtctttgtaatatattttaaaataggaaaggttctgtacatcacagaaacgctgtctgcacttacactttcaaCGTGTTTGTGGAAATTTAGTAGATTTAGTTCCAGtcatttgctataaaacaagatcttggcagccGCAgggtatttttaaactagcccattTTGGCAACCCTGCCATGACCTGCTCTGTCTGGTGCTTCTTCTCCACCGAAAATTCATAGAGCAAGCATGGAGCAGCGTGATTCCTGTATcagtgggcctctattagtgCGTGTTCTCATTTTCGATCATctggtgcaataataactctctagagctaaatggggcagtgagcatGCTGTATCACAATTGCACAATATCTAAAAAGATGAGCAAATGAATGGAAtattggcttatatctgtcaaatagcaacattaaaaaatcattaGAGGTAATTAGCATTTCACTGGAATTTAAATTTATGGATTTGTAAATGAGGGCTATGAAAATTAACTTTTGTTGAATGAATATAGTTATAGCTTTGGcccacctgcccctatggaAGAGTCACCACTGCAATTAATGCTAAGGGGTGTACAGTAGTCACACATGGTCAATGTctttacattcatttacataATGCCCATTTAACCACACCTTTTTAGTTAGTCACAAAGGGTTTATTAATCTAGCCAGACTTCTCTATGTATTTGCCTTGCCAGTTTTATTACATAACTACCTGCTATACACGTCCTAACTTTCCAGGAAGAGTTGTAGCTGTTAAGGCTCTGCCTCCTACTTTATTATAGTCACTATAGTGTGACTAATGTGTAACATTATAAGTTACTCTGTAATCCATTAAGAGTAAAGGTCCACATTCATGCTCCAACTATGCACATAACAACCCTGATTACAATCTATAAT contains:
- the anks4b gene encoding ankyrin repeat and SAM domain-containing protein 4B, with the translated sequence MSRYHKAAIDGYLDLLKEATRKDLNTPDEDGMTPTLWAAYHGRLEALQLICSRGGDPNKSDIWGNTPLHHAASNGHMQILSFLVNFGANLFALDNDFHTPMDVAASRDQMNCVRFLDDAASQQTMQNPKHVANVKKQAVRDAQRKVKECEKVKKRHQSKMDKMYGGSGDSEANAGSNSSTRPMNNINQLTSSTKFGSIKGTLQRKFGKKDTMSKKTENGTAEKPELVDVFNEQDENEEDEYGSEEFKDEEEDDDVNQAKESLFKRPGLGNMVFRKNFSMEMGVEPEDEIPIGDTEDLGFLVRKEVFEAEEAGLDDQFDEDSQLPWNQEEIGLDEDEETSPLHSFLTSVNLLDFAPVFIREKLDLEALMLCSDDDLKSIRIQLGPRKKILEAAARRKAALESPGVMKDTFM